Genomic window (Croceicoccus sp. Ery15):
GACTTTCGTCGTCAACGCGCTTCAGCCCGCGACCGTCAGCCGCGTCGTCATCGACGAGGAAGAGGGCCGTATCGAAGTCGTCGTTCCCGACGACCAGCTGTCGCTGGCCATCGGTCGCCGCGGCCAGAACGTGCGTCTGGCCAGCCAGTTGACCGAAAGCCAGATCGACATCATGACCGAGGCGGAATCGAGCGAGAAGCGTTCGAAGGAATTCGCCGAGCGTTCCAAGATGTTCGAGGAAGAGCTGGACGTCGACGAGACCCTGTCGCAGCTGCTGGTGGCCGAAGGCTTCACCGAGCTGGAAGAAGTCGCCTATGTCGAGCGTGACGAGCTGGCCGCCATCGAAGGCTTCGACGAAGACCTTGCCGAAGAGCTGCAGTCGCGTGCTGTCGAGGCGCTGGAGCGCCGCGAGGAAACCTTCCGCACCGCCCGCCGCGAGATGGGGGTAGAGGACGCGCTGGCCGAAATCCCGCATCTGAGCGAGGAAATGCTGGTCGTGCTGGGCAATGCCGGTATCCTGACGCTGGACGATCTGGCCGACCTCGCCACCGACGAGCTGATCGCCAAGCGCCGCGAAGGCCCGCGTCGCCGTGGTGGTCCCGATAAGGGCCCGCCGATGAAGCGCGACCGTCGCCCCGAAGACAAGGGCGGCGTGCTGGGCGCGTACGGTTTGACCGAAGAGCAGGGCAACGAGATCATCATGGCGGCCCGCGCGCACTGGTTTGAAGATGAAGTCGAAGCGGTAAGCGCGCCTGCCACCGACGAGAACACGCAGGAGGCCGCCGATGCGGACTCCGAACAATGAGACCCTAACGTCCGACATCGACGGTAAGGCGGCCGAATTCGACGAGGTCGCCGTCACCCGCCGCAGCAGCGCGCGGGGCGATGGTCCTATGCGCAAATGCGTGATCACGGGCCGCATCGCTCCGCGTGAGGAATTGCTGCGGCTGGCGATGGGGCCCGATGCCAATGGCAGGCCCAGCGTGCTGCCCGACGCCCATGCCAAGGCGCCGGGGCGCGGCGCATGGATCGGCGTGACGCGCGCCGAACTTGAAGAAGCGATCGCCAAGGGCCATCTGAAGGGTGCGCTGGCGCGTGGCTTCAAGGGCGCGCCGCCGGCCATTCCGGACGATCTGCCCGATCTGGCACAGCAGGCGCTCACCCGTTCGCTGACCGACCGGCTGGGTATAGAATACCGCGCCGGCAACGTGCTGGCAGGGTCCGACCGCATTGCCGAAGCGGCACGCATGGGCAAGGTCTGGTGGCTGGCCCATGCCAGCGATGCAGGCGGCGACGGATCGCGCCGTCTGGACCAGGCATGGCGCGTGGGAGAGGAAAAAGAGGGCTCAGGCCTTTCAGGCATACGCTTGCCTCTGGACCGGATGGCGCTGTCTGTGGCATTGGGCCGCGACAATACCGTCCATCTGGCGTTGACCGATCGTGCCGCCGCCGGACGTGTTTCGACCTTGCTTGCAAGGCTCAACCGATACCTTGGGCATGATGGTGCACCGCCGTCTGCCGCCGGAAATGCCGGGTCGGACCACCGGGGGCCTGCCGCGCCGCAGGCCAGCGAACCGTAAAGGCGGGCGCGTTCGGCGCACCTGCACAGGCGGGCCGCAGCAGATGACGACGCCGGATGCGGCGTGACGACGAAGACGATTTTGATAGGGCTTTTTGACCAGTATGAGCGATAACGACAACAACACCCGGACCCGCAAGCCGCTTGGATTGAAGCGTGCGGTGGACGCGGGCGAGGTCAAGCAGACCTTTAGCCATGGCCGCACCAACAAGGTCGCGGTCGAGGTGAAGCGCAAGCGCAAGATCCTGAAGCCGGGCGAGGCCGCGCCGGCTCCCGCGCCTGCGCCCGAACCGGCAGCCAAGGCTCCTGCGCCCGCCGCAGCCCCTCAACCCGCGCCCGCTCCGGTCGCTAAAAAGCCCGCGCCCAAGCGCCCCGCGCCCAGCGACGAGACGCCGCAGGAGCGCGTCGCCCGCCTTCAGCGCGAGGCCGAGGAAGATCGCCTGAAGCTGGCCGAGGAAGCCCGCCGCCGCGAGGAAGAGGCCAAGGCGAAGGCTATCGAGGAAGAGAAACAGCGCGCCGAAGCCAATCGCGAGGCCGAAGCCGAAGCGGAAGCGAAAAAGGCCGCCGAGGCAGAGGCCGCCAAGGCAGCCGAACAGGAAGCCCCGGCCGCAGCCGAAACCGGCGAACCCCCCGTTGAGGCCGAAGCCGAAACCGCGCCCGGCGACGATGGCGATGGCGAAGCCGTGCCCGCGCCGCGCAAGTTCACGCCGGTCAAGCGTCCCGAGCCCAAGAAGCCCGAGAAAAAGCCTGCCGCCGACAAGAAGGGCGGCGCCCGCGATGCACGCGGCGATACGCGCAATGCCGAAGCCAAGGGCGCGGACCGTCGCCGTGGCGGCAAGCTGACCGTGAACCGCGCGCTGAACGATGACGAGGGTGCGCGTGCGCGCAGCCTTGCCGCGCTGAAGCGTGCGCGGGAAAAGGAACGCCGTTCGCAATATCGCGGCCAGCAGCAGCAGCGTGAAAAGCAGGTGCGCGACGTGATCGTGCCCGAAGCCATCACCGTGCAGGAACTGGCCAACCGCATGGCCGAAAAGGGCGCGGATCTGGTGAAGGCCCTGTTCAACATGGGCATGATGGTCACCGTCAACCAGACGATCGATCAGGACACCGCCGAATTGCTGGTCGAGGAATTCGGCCACAATATCGAACGCGTGTCGGAAAGCGATGTCGATATCGACAATACCGTCGACGTCGATCCCGAAGAAACGCTGAAGCCGCGTCCTCCGGTCGTGACCATCATGGGCCATGTCGACCACGGCAAGACCAGCCTGCTCGACGCGCTGCGCGGTACCGATGTGACCGCGGGCGAAGCGGGCGGCATCACGCAGCATATCGGCGCCTATCAGATCAAGACCAAGGGCGGTGACCTGATCACCTTCCTCGATACGCCGGGCCACGAAGCCTTTACCGAAATGCGCGCGCGCGGTGCCAATGTGACGGATATCGTCATTCTGGTGGTCGCTGCCGACGACGGGCTGATGCCGCAGACGATCGAGGCGATCAATCACACCAAGGCGGCGGGCGTGCCGATGATCGTGGCGATCAACAAGATCGACAAGGACGAGGCGAACCCGCAAAAGATCCGCGAACGTCTGCTGGAGCACGAAATCATCGTCGAAGCCATGAGCGGTGACGTGATGGATGTAGAGGTATCGGCCAAGAAGAAGATCGGCCTCGACAAGCTGCTCGACGCGATCGCGCTGCAGGCCGAACTGCTGGAGCTGAAAGCCAATCCCGACCGCGACGCCGAGGCGACCGTGATCGAGGCGCAGCTCGACAAGGGCAAGGGCCCGCTGGCGACCGTTCTGGTCACGCGCGGCACGCTGCGGCGTGGCGATGTGTTCGTTGTCGGCACCGAAAGCGGCCGTGTCCGCGCGCTGCATGAC
Coding sequences:
- the infB gene encoding translation initiation factor IF-2, which translates into the protein MSDNDNNTRTRKPLGLKRAVDAGEVKQTFSHGRTNKVAVEVKRKRKILKPGEAAPAPAPAPEPAAKAPAPAAAPQPAPAPVAKKPAPKRPAPSDETPQERVARLQREAEEDRLKLAEEARRREEEAKAKAIEEEKQRAEANREAEAEAEAKKAAEAEAAKAAEQEAPAAAETGEPPVEAEAETAPGDDGDGEAVPAPRKFTPVKRPEPKKPEKKPAADKKGGARDARGDTRNAEAKGADRRRGGKLTVNRALNDDEGARARSLAALKRAREKERRSQYRGQQQQREKQVRDVIVPEAITVQELANRMAEKGADLVKALFNMGMMVTVNQTIDQDTAELLVEEFGHNIERVSESDVDIDNTVDVDPEETLKPRPPVVTIMGHVDHGKTSLLDALRGTDVTAGEAGGITQHIGAYQIKTKGGDLITFLDTPGHEAFTEMRARGANVTDIVILVVAADDGLMPQTIEAINHTKAAGVPMIVAINKIDKDEANPQKIRERLLEHEIIVEAMSGDVMDVEVSAKKKIGLDKLLDAIALQAELLELKANPDRDAEATVIEAQLDKGKGPLATVLVTRGTLRRGDVFVVGTESGRVRALHDDKGRQVKEAGPSTPVEVLGLGGVPRAGDTLSVVENEQRAREVAAYRTEKANEKRTAMPVSNFENMFSALKSEMVEFPVVIKADVQGSVEAISTALAKISNDLIKVRVLHSGVGAITESDVTLAAASGAPIIGFNVRPNAKARQQMEKDKVEMMYYDVIYHLTEEIAKRMAGELGPERIENVVGRASIKQVFPAGKKDKAAGLLVEEGVIRKGLFARLTRNDVIVSATSIASLRRFKDDVDEVRAGLECGVVLEDTNDIKPGDQLEVFEVEERERVL
- a CDS encoding DUF448 domain-containing protein — encoded protein: MRTPNNETLTSDIDGKAAEFDEVAVTRRSSARGDGPMRKCVITGRIAPREELLRLAMGPDANGRPSVLPDAHAKAPGRGAWIGVTRAELEEAIAKGHLKGALARGFKGAPPAIPDDLPDLAQQALTRSLTDRLGIEYRAGNVLAGSDRIAEAARMGKVWWLAHASDAGGDGSRRLDQAWRVGEEKEGSGLSGIRLPLDRMALSVALGRDNTVHLALTDRAAAGRVSTLLARLNRYLGHDGAPPSAAGNAGSDHRGPAAPQASEP